A window of Halichoerus grypus chromosome 15, mHalGry1.hap1.1, whole genome shotgun sequence genomic DNA:
GCCCTTCTTCCAGGCCTGCGTGGCCGACATGGGTCGCGCCCGCGGGAACCGCAAAGTGCTCTGTGCCTTCCTGCAAGCCTACGTGGCTGCCTGCCAGACGGCTGGTGCGGATATGAGGCCCTGGAGGGCTCCCAGCTTTTGCCGTACGTCCCCCGCCAGAGGGCTTTCCGGCCGGGTGGGGTCCGCGGCGGGAGACCGCGGTCTGGGCTTCATTCATAACACAGGTGTTagttgaggacctactatgtgtcGGGCCCACGCTAATGATACAGCACCAAACAGGACAGAGTCCTGCACACCCTATGGTTGGGAAAACAGATTTGATTTTATCCCTCAGCTAACATTTACAAAGCACTCATTCAGTATCAGGTGCTGTGTTAAAATTGTTCCCCCTGgaccagcagctgcagcagcaatATTCAGGGCTTGTTTACAATGCAAATTCTTGCCCTGTCCCAGACTTACTGAACCAGAAACTCTGGAGTGGCACCCAGCAacctgttttaacaagccctccaggagaCCTGGACACAAGGCTGGGTCTGAGAACCTGTTTTATCTGCTTTAAGTCAGCTCACTCCATCTGTGAACTGCTCTAGGAGAGAGGGACAATTGTCTGCCTCCTATAGTCggggacagaggcacagagaattttCCAGATCTCACAGCCAGCAGGGGGCAGAACTGGCTTGTCACCTGGCTCCAGAATCCTCTCTCTGACACCTTATGGTTTCACTCCCAACAATAATGTAAAAATAGTTCCAGTAGTAACATGAAAAGAACAGCTGACCTTACTGTGTACATGCTCAGTGCTAAGCTCTCAATTCTCCCAACAGCCCCATCAGACAAGTACATTTTATGGGTGAGGGAAACCAAGGCATAGATGGTTAAGgaatttgcccagagtcacacaccTAGAAAATGACTTATTAGCTGGCACctgaatattttgttcatttaacaaattcTCATCAACTTCCAATTTCTGTCCACATGTATCTTCCATAATCCTCATGGACTCTGGGCCCCACCTTGACTTATCATTGTGGTATCAGTATCTATCTCCTCCTGACCTCTTTCTGCCTCTAGGTTCAAATGTTCTTGGAGGAAATCTGTATGGGTTGCTCTTTACTTACAGACTGATGGCCACCTCCACCTCTGTCTGTCATGGTCATTTTCCCAGCCCTGGCCCAACTAGCTGGTCATGGATACCCAATGCGGCCACTATATCAAGCAGGACTCCTAATGGCAATGTCAGAGTCCCAACTCAAACTGAAGGAAGAAAGACCAATCTGAGGCATATATAACTGCGGAGACTGGGGGTGTTCCTATCCTCAGGCTTAGCGGGATTAAGACTTTTCaattgcagttaaaaaaaaaaagtcaatttttctTCTCCGTCTTGTTCGTCCCTTCCATCCTCTCTCTGTGCTAGCTTTATTCTCAAGCAGATTCTCCTCTGGTGGTAGCAGCAAGGCTTTGGCAACTTCAGGCTGACAATTCTATCAGCTTCAAAGCCTTTGCAAAAATGTAACACCCTTTTCCCAGTGGCCCCAGCAAAAGTCCCAGGGTCCACCACCCACAGGTTTTGCCTGTCCAGTTATTGTGATCCAGAGGAGGGAAGAATAATCTGATTAGCCAGCTCTGGGTTCTGTACACATCCCTGGAACCTGGATGTGAAATCACCTCAGTCCACATGTTGAAAGTAAGGATGGGTAGTTGTCAAAAAGCAAGTGGGGGTATTATTGTTAGAAGGGTAGAGAGGGCAAGAAAAGACATCCACCACTAGAATCCACTGACAGGTTCCCAGTGGACCCAAATAAGCAGGATAAAAGGTGGGGTCACTTGGTGGTTCAAGTAATAGTCAACCCCTTCAGCTGGGGCTGGGATTGGGAGGGAAAACCCCAGAAAAGACAAAGAGCAGGGAAGCCGTGTTAGTCCTATCTGGGATGCATTCAAGTAGCCAGCACCCCGCATAGCATGCAGACACTGCTCAGTCTCTGCTGGTTGTTACTGCTGTTGAGGTTAATCCGAGGGGGAGGTCTGCAATCTGAGGGTGCTGGGTCAGCGGAGGGTAGGCCCCTGGCTTGCCTGCGTCTGACAAGTCCCCTCTCCACAGCCATGCGGTGCCCCCCCAACAGCCACTACAGTCTGTGTGCGAACCCCTGCCCTGCGGCCTGTCCGGGTGTTCAGGAAGTGGTGCGGCTCCCCACTCCCTGCGCTGAGGGCTGTGAGTGTGAGGATGGATTCTTCCCAGCCGGGCGTGACTGCGTCCCCGCGGACCACTGTCCTTGCTTCCACGATGGCCAGTACTTCCCTGTGAGCATCCCCTCGGGTCCTTGTCAGAGCTTCACTTGGGTCCTCCCACTTTGCCTCGGATGTCCATGCACTTCCTTGTATGGGTCTCATCTCAGAACCTCTGGCTGCACCCTCCCTTCAATGCTACCTCCCtcttcaccctccctcccctcctccacagcCTGGCCAGACTGTCCTCATCCAGAATTGCTCCTCCTCCTGTACCTGCCAGCTAGGGGAGGGCGTGGCCTGTGTGCCCTTCAGCTGCCCTACGGAGGAGGTCTGTGGCATCACAGATGGAGTCCTAGGCTGTCGATTGCAAGGTGCCCGGGGCTGTGGTCTGAGGGGTCAGAGATTGGGGCATGACTCCTAAGTCCTGGGAAGGAGAGGACTGGTGACCCAGACTCCTGGGACTCATATGTGCCtgatcttctctctctcccccacagcCACCTTGGCCCCTGCCCCGAGCTCTGTGGCCCCGCCACTGGTTTCCTCACCtttcccacccctgctccccagccccagtcccCAGTGCCCAGAAAACTCCCGTTTTGTTCCATGTGGCTCCGCGTGCCCAGCCACATGTGCCAAGCCCGCTGCCCCGGATCACTGTAGCCACCCCTGTGCTCCGGCCTGCCAGTGCCTACCTGGCTACCTGCTGCTAGGGGGCCGATGTGTGCCCCGTGACCACTGCTCCTGCTTCCTGCACCAAGGCCGGACTTTCTGGAGAGACAACTGTACTCAGCAATGCCACTGCCCGACCCTTGGTGCCCCGGGGAGCAAGCTTCCCCAGTGTTGGCCTGACAAGTGCCATGGTCACTGCAAGGCCTCCACAGGTGGCTGGTACCAATGCCTGTTAGCCCAGTCCCCACCCAGTCCCACTGTCCTGGAGAAGTCACTGGTCTGCATGGCCACTGGAGACTTCCACTTGCACACATTTGGAGGAACCCACTATGAATTCCCTGGCTCCTGTGTCTACCGCCTGGCTGGTCTCTGTGGCACAGCCCCTGCCAACCTTCAGCACTTCAGCCTGGATTTGACCCCACTGCTGCGGCCACGTGGCTGGACCAAGGCCCTGACCCTCTTAGCCTGTGGCCTGAGGCTGGACATGAGTCCAAAAGATCTCAACCGCATCCGGGTGAGTTTTCAAAGGCTCCAGATCAGCCTATTATCTCTTACCATCCCCACTACCCACAGGTAACCTGTAGTGACCCCTCTTTTCCTACTGATGCCCCCTTTATTGACTCTCTCACTGGTCCTCAAAGATGTCCTCCAATTTCTTAGTGGCCCATTGACTTGCCTGTTGACCCCTTCCCACAGACTCTCTATTTGAGACTCCTATTACCCTTGAGTCTCCTATCACCTTCCCATTAACCCTCCACTGAGTCCTTAGTTGACTCCCCTTTAACCATAGACTCAGCCTTGATCTTCCCATTgaccttccctttctcccccatcGAATATCCCATGAACCCATTCATTGCCCCTCCCCAACTGATCCTACTACTGTTATGTTGACTTGCCCATTAACCCTATTTACTGTCCTCTTGATCTCACCCCAAACACCATAGATATGTACTGAGCTATCAGTTAACCTTCCTAGTAATCCACCGACTGGACCATTGATACCATTTACATGTCTATGGATCTTCCCATTGAGCTTCCTATCGCCATTGAATTTTCAGGGCTTTTTATTATCCCAATTGTGCCTGTCTTTGATTCTTAGTCTCACCCATTGAGCCTTCCTTAGACTGTCCCATTAAAATTCATTGACTCCACCCCCTTTTACCCACCAGCTGAGCCTCCCCATTGCCACCCAAAGCCACCTTAAGCATTCTCTTGATCCTCATACCCCTTATATTTGTCTGTCCACATCGCCATTATCCCTCTTCTTGATCCTCCCATTGATCCCTTACTGACTCCTCCCTACTGACtccctatttattctttttacccTTCGTTGATCTCCCACGGACCCCTCATGAACTCTTATCTAATCACTCTACCATTGAACCCCCTGCCCCATGGAATCCTTTACTTACCCTCCAGTTAGCCTCCACTGATGGTCCATTGGATCTCCTTATGATTCCTAATGACTACCCCTATTAACCAATGTTCCCCTTGATCCTTCTCTGATCTTTTATTGACATTTCCAAGAATTTCTACTGAAATCTCCTACATCCTTCTCCCGCTGTTCTTGCCACCTGCATGCCCTCCCTGTAGGTGGATGGAATTCTGGAATCGCTGCCTTTCTTTCACGGCCACTGCCTCCGTGCCTACTACCAAGGCCGCCAACTCTGCGTAGACACGGACTTCGGCCTCTCCCTGACCTACGATTGGGACAGCCTGGCACGTGTAACGCTGCCGGGGCCCTATGGACCCTACCTGTGCGGACTCTGTGGCCAGCACGGCCCGAGCAGCTCCACCGTGCCGGTGCCCGACACCTGGAAGGTGGCAGAAGTGCCGGGCTGTGGCCCATTCTGCGGGTCCCTCTGTCCCAGCCCGTGCCCAGTGACCAAGCGCCCTCAATTCGCTGGAGACGCGTACTGCGGGCTGCTGGCGGCGGCCGAGGGCCCCTTCGGGCCATGCTACGCCGCGCTGGACCCGCTCCCTTTCATGGACAACTGCCTGGACGACGTGTGTCGCCACTACGGCGCTCATCACATCGTCTGCCGAGCCCTGGCCGCCTTCACTGTCGCCTGTCAGGCTCTGGGCGTGCACCTGCGGCCCTGGAGGACGCCTGACTTCTGTCGTGAGTGCCCGGGGGTTGGCAGAGATAGCGGGTGAAGCTCGGAAGAGCTAGGATTTGGGACACCAGGGGCCGGACGCGAGAGGACCAATGGGGAAGTTCAGGCCTGGGTGGGTGGAGCTAGGCGCAGAAGGGTGGGACTTGCAGAGGAGTTAGACCTGGAGGGGCAGCAGTTTAATTAACGAGATCTTCCTGTCTTTTGTGCCTGTCTCAttgtcactgtctctctgtctctccggTGCTTCGCTGTGCCTCACTGTCTCTACCTCGCGTTCCCATTCTGTTCCTCGTTCTCTCTCCCCGCGGTGTTGCTCTccacgccccccgccccggccccccatCCTCCGTCTCCGTCTAACGGTCTGTTCCTCTCAACCGGCTTacccctttctctgtccctcGCTATGTCTTCCCCGcgtctccccatctctctcccctcgctctgaccctcccaccGCCGCGCCTCTCCCCAGCCTGGCGGTGTCCGCCGCACTCGCACTACGAGCTGTGCGGCCCGTGCTGCCCAGCCACGTGCGCGGGCGGAGAGAGCTGCTC
This region includes:
- the LOC118520218 gene encoding IgGFc-binding protein-like, translating into MPSGPSPVDGVRRCLPFALTRGRVRAFARGASVVLAVRGGPRLLFGLGGHLSVELPAAYRGLTRGLCGNFNGKASDDLQLPRPGPCAAPRPCPGSGCPPAAEDAGADAAWRGSCDLLREPSGPLAPCHALLPPEPFFQACVADMGRARGNRKVLCAFLQAYVAACQTAGADMRPWRAPSFCPMRCPPNSHYSLCANPCPAACPGVQEVVRLPTPCAEGCECEDGFFPAGRDCVPADHCPCFHDGQYFPPGQTVLIQNCSSSCTCQLGEGVACVPFSCPTEEVCGITDGVLGCRLQATLAPAPSSVAPPLVSSPFPPLLPSPSPQCPENSRFVPCGSACPATCAKPAAPDHCSHPCAPACQCLPGYLLLGGRCVPRDHCSCFLHQGRTFWRDNCTQQCHCPTLGAPGSKLPQCWPDKCHGHCKASTGGWYQCLLAQSPPSPTVLEKSLVCMATGDFHLHTFGGTHYEFPGSCVYRLAGLCGTAPANLQHFSLDLTPLLRPRGWTKALTLLACGLRLDMSPKDLNRIRVDGILESLPFFHGHCLRAYYQGRQLCVDTDFGLSLTYDWDSLARVTLPGPYGPYLCGLCGQHGPSSSTVPVPDTWKVAEVPGCGPFCGSLCPSPCPVTKRPQFAGDAYCGLLAAAEGPFGPCYAALDPLPFMDNCLDDVCRHYGAHHIVCRALAAFTVACQALGVHLRPWRTPDFCPWRCPPHSHYELCGPCCPATCAGGESCSGRGASGSRCCEGCVCDAGFVLSGAACVPEAKCGCFRAGRYRALGAVWYPGPRCARRCRCGPGGAVTCAPRPCRRGRVCGLRGGERRCLPEGRGSCALAGRAHVLAFDGRVLTLPPPAPSPSERCLHVLARTASRGPCPFSLDVARDGAGLLSLHLNLSGHHLQLDRTLVGVITVGEALVLPGCQERCMCLRGQGLQCQPFSCPQGTGCILDGGVRCCEAGEGATCRLEPGGLFITFDGFSGLTPMPVTSCAYELATLVGSRPEDPDWFHVIVDFLPCPGCTAHKPRVIIGFRDGCAAVGTNQEIWVNGQPARLPAQVCRGVVARWAEGSRVVIERSSTLRVLVGPEGAVALRASPALRGRLRAACGDYNGIAADDLILPGGLRGASLTDVFQACRARGFSNCTEKLVMPAVTQHFTA